One genomic window of Limanda limanda chromosome 16, fLimLim1.1, whole genome shotgun sequence includes the following:
- the tnfsf13b gene encoding tumor necrosis factor ligand superfamily member 13B isoform X3 has translation MAVLTGVKPGTGHETGEGRLSWPIFLLTLAAVTSSSLSALSLYQLIALRAEVEGLRAEVGRRREEGQEVNPVGQDYVVSPQSENISSTRSGQETIHQQPAFTLIRRKRLANAAETSVTQPCLQLLANNSRKTFRKGIPWQAGLRRGSALETDGDSILVREEGFFFVYSQVYYMDSTFAMGHVVIRRKRNVVGDEPQYVILFRCIQTMNPVYPYNTCYTGGIVKLEVGDHLELLIPRSTASVSLDGDATFLGAVKLA, from the exons ATGGCAGTTCTGACAGGTGTGAAGCCTGGGACTGGACACGAGACAGGTGAAGGGAGGCTGTCCTGGCCCATTTTCCTCCTGACACTCGCTGCTGTCacctcgtcctctctctcagcTTTGTCCCTGTACCAGCTGATAGCTCTCAGGGCCGAGGTGGAGGGACTCAGGGCCGAGGTCGGtcgcaggagagaggagggtcaAGAGGTCAATCCTGTAGGCCAG GACTATGTTGTGTCTCCGCAGAGTGAGAACATCAGCAGCACTAGAAGCGGCCAAGAGACGATACACCAGCAACCTGCTTTCACCCTcatcaggaggaagaggctggCAAACGCAGCAGAGACATCAG TTACTCAGCCTTGTCTACAGCTGCTGGCAAACAACAGCAGGAAAACCTTCAGGAAAG GTATCCCGTGGCAGGCTGGACTGAGGAGGGGCTCGGCCCTGGAGACAGACGGTGACAGCATCTTGGTCAGAGAGGAGGGCTTCTTCTTCGTGTACAGTCAG GTCTATTACATGGACAGCACCTTTGCAATGGGTCACGTGGTGATCCGGAGGAAGAGGAACGTGGTGGGAGATGAGCCTCAGTATGTGATCCTGTTCCGCTGCATCCAGACCATGAACCCTGTCTACCCTTACAACACCTGCTACACAGGGG GTATTGTGAAGCTGGAGGTCGGTGACCACTTGGAGCTTCTGATCCCACGTTCCACAGCCAGCGTGTCCCTGGACGGAGACGCCACCTTCCTGGGTGCTGTCAAACTGGCCTGA
- the tnfsf13b gene encoding tumor necrosis factor ligand superfamily member 13B isoform X1 — MAVLTGVKPGTGHETGEGRLSWPIFLLTLAAVTSSSLSALSLYQLIALRAEVEGLRAEVGRRREEGQEVNPVGQDYVVSPQSENISSTRSGQETIHQQPAFTLIRRKRLANAAETSVTQPCLQLLANNSRKTFRKEFDLEPHTGIPWQAGLRRGSALETDGDSILVREEGFFFVYSQVYYMDSTFAMGHVVIRRKRNVVGDEPQYVILFRCIQTMNPVYPYNTCYTGGIVKLEVGDHLELLIPRSTASVSLDGDATFLGAVKLA; from the exons ATGGCAGTTCTGACAGGTGTGAAGCCTGGGACTGGACACGAGACAGGTGAAGGGAGGCTGTCCTGGCCCATTTTCCTCCTGACACTCGCTGCTGTCacctcgtcctctctctcagcTTTGTCCCTGTACCAGCTGATAGCTCTCAGGGCCGAGGTGGAGGGACTCAGGGCCGAGGTCGGtcgcaggagagaggagggtcaAGAGGTCAATCCTGTAGGCCAG GACTATGTTGTGTCTCCGCAGAGTGAGAACATCAGCAGCACTAGAAGCGGCCAAGAGACGATACACCAGCAACCTGCTTTCACCCTcatcaggaggaagaggctggCAAACGCAGCAGAGACATCAG TTACTCAGCCTTGTCTACAGCTGCTGGCAAACAACAGCAGGAAAACCTTCAGGAAAG AATTTGACTTGGAGCCGCACACAGGTATCCCGTGGCAGGCTGGACTGAGGAGGGGCTCGGCCCTGGAGACAGACGGTGACAGCATCTTGGTCAGAGAGGAGGGCTTCTTCTTCGTGTACAGTCAG GTCTATTACATGGACAGCACCTTTGCAATGGGTCACGTGGTGATCCGGAGGAAGAGGAACGTGGTGGGAGATGAGCCTCAGTATGTGATCCTGTTCCGCTGCATCCAGACCATGAACCCTGTCTACCCTTACAACACCTGCTACACAGGGG GTATTGTGAAGCTGGAGGTCGGTGACCACTTGGAGCTTCTGATCCCACGTTCCACAGCCAGCGTGTCCCTGGACGGAGACGCCACCTTCCTGGGTGCTGTCAAACTGGCCTGA
- the tnfsf13b gene encoding tumor necrosis factor ligand superfamily member 13B isoform X2: MAVLTGVKPGTGHETGEGRLSWPIFLLTLAAVTSSSLSALSLYQLIALRAEVEGLRAEVGRRREEGQEVNPVGQSENISSTRSGQETIHQQPAFTLIRRKRLANAAETSVTQPCLQLLANNSRKTFRKEFDLEPHTGIPWQAGLRRGSALETDGDSILVREEGFFFVYSQVYYMDSTFAMGHVVIRRKRNVVGDEPQYVILFRCIQTMNPVYPYNTCYTGGIVKLEVGDHLELLIPRSTASVSLDGDATFLGAVKLA; the protein is encoded by the exons ATGGCAGTTCTGACAGGTGTGAAGCCTGGGACTGGACACGAGACAGGTGAAGGGAGGCTGTCCTGGCCCATTTTCCTCCTGACACTCGCTGCTGTCacctcgtcctctctctcagcTTTGTCCCTGTACCAGCTGATAGCTCTCAGGGCCGAGGTGGAGGGACTCAGGGCCGAGGTCGGtcgcaggagagaggagggtcaAGAGGTCAATCCTGTAGGCCAG AGTGAGAACATCAGCAGCACTAGAAGCGGCCAAGAGACGATACACCAGCAACCTGCTTTCACCCTcatcaggaggaagaggctggCAAACGCAGCAGAGACATCAG TTACTCAGCCTTGTCTACAGCTGCTGGCAAACAACAGCAGGAAAACCTTCAGGAAAG AATTTGACTTGGAGCCGCACACAGGTATCCCGTGGCAGGCTGGACTGAGGAGGGGCTCGGCCCTGGAGACAGACGGTGACAGCATCTTGGTCAGAGAGGAGGGCTTCTTCTTCGTGTACAGTCAG GTCTATTACATGGACAGCACCTTTGCAATGGGTCACGTGGTGATCCGGAGGAAGAGGAACGTGGTGGGAGATGAGCCTCAGTATGTGATCCTGTTCCGCTGCATCCAGACCATGAACCCTGTCTACCCTTACAACACCTGCTACACAGGGG GTATTGTGAAGCTGGAGGTCGGTGACCACTTGGAGCTTCTGATCCCACGTTCCACAGCCAGCGTGTCCCTGGACGGAGACGCCACCTTCCTGGGTGCTGTCAAACTGGCCTGA
- the abhd13 gene encoding protein ABHD13: MEKPWRLWGAVERCTLALVSWSWGACRVSLLALILTFHLYGGFFLLALILASVAGILYKFQDVLLYFPDQPSSSRLYVPMPTGIPHENVHVRTKDGVKLNLILLRYTGGDTPPGVTPGNPNSPTSSAPPTILYFHGNAGNIGHRVPNALLMLVNLKANVVLVDYRGYGKSEGEPSEDGLYLDAEATLDYVMTRPDLDKTKVVLFGRSLGGAVAVRLASANPHRVAAIIVENTFLSIPHMAATLFSFIPMRLLPLWCYRNQFLSYRQVALCRMPSLFVSGLSDQLIPPVMMKQLYELSPARTKRLAIFPEGTHNDTWQCQGYFASLEQFMKDLLKSHAHEESNQTSASVTII, from the coding sequence ATGGAGAAGCCCTGGAGGCTGTGGGGGGCCGTGGAGCGTTGTACCCTCGCCCTGGTCTCCTGGTCCTGGGGGGCCTGTCGAGTCTCCCTGTTGGCCCTCATCCTCACCTTCCACCTGTACGGAGGGTTTTTTCTCCTCGCTCTCATCCTGGCCTCAGTCGCAGGCATCCTCTACAAATTCCAGGACGTGCTCCTCTACTTCCCTGACcagccctcctcctctcgtctctatGTCCCCATGCCCACCGGAATCCCACATGAGAATGTCCACGTCCGCACCAAGGACGGTGTGAAGCTCAACCTCATCCTGCTTCGTTACACAGGAGGGGACACGCCCCCTGGAGTCACCCCTGGGAATCCAAACAGCCCCACATCCTCTGCTCCACCTACCATCCTTTATTTCCATGGCAACGCTGGCAATATTGGTCACCGGGTGCCCAATGCCCTGCTGATGCTGGTCAATCTAAAAGCCAATGTAGTGCTGGTGGACTATCGTGGCTATGGAAAGAGTGAGGGTGAGCCCAGTGAGGATGGGCTGTACCTGGATGCAGAGGCCACACTGGACTATGTCATGACCCGTCCTGATCTGGACAAGACAAAGGTGGTACTCTTTGGCCGCTCACTAGGAGGCGCTGTGGCCGTGCGCTTGGCATCGGCCAACCCTCACCGGGTAGCAGCCATCATTGTTGAAAACACCTTCCTCAGCATTCCCCACATGGCAGCGACGCTCTTCTCCTTCATACCGATGCGCTTGCTGCCCCTGTGGTGCTACAGGAATCAGTTCCTGTCCTATCGACAGGTGGCGCTGTGCCGCATGCCCTCGCTGTTTGTGTCTGGCCTGTCAGACCAGCTCATCCCACCAGTCATGATGAAACAACTGTATGAGCTGTCGCCTGCACGGACTAAACGCCTGGCCATCTTTCCAGAGGGAACGCACAACGACACGTGGCAGTGTCAGGGCTACTTCGCTAGTCTGGAGCAATTCATGAAAGACCTGCTGAAGAGCCACGCCCACGAGGAGAGTAATCAGACCTCAGCCAGCGTCACCATCATCTGA